A window of Erpetoichthys calabaricus chromosome 12, fErpCal1.3, whole genome shotgun sequence contains these coding sequences:
- the LOC114663156 gene encoding golgin subfamily A member 6-like protein 22, producing MLNFYRTAHSLLDSLATWTGMMELPLPECSTLTDLLKGRFWGLNQRDTRSALPDSPKVKAVKYGEQETQDEISKLKETLCLQEEILQGFISDLAVFKEQECRRDAQITQNKIRLCELEYAVHCTREQNPEKEGTITNGEVRIKELEEGLSHLREKKERIDSQIEESQWKIQQLEEDVLYLRELEKTKAAVIEINKERNRELEEVISFIMEQKPVKDASLADSERRIGEVEKGLCNLREHEQRRDDQLRESKWKICQLEEDIRYLREEEKKKVAQIEEFEGRNRELEDVIRFLREQNHEKDEKISDGEWRIREIEKGLHTLKEKEQRRDGQIRESSWKISQIEEDIHHLRELEKTKWAQIEENKERNRWLESMNALGDQERKINTLEQRIGEIEEGVQFLSGQVQKTEGQSREDKERIREVEEGIRLLREQAQVKDGEIHKNKQRLSVLEASFHFLSEQEQSRDSQIRNNEHRVNQLEEKICQVQETCLKNGKDGSGELKEAEHMQTKDGQVSEDEQRIEELKKSVQLLSEQVQSRETQFQDDQRRIKEVEEGIHQFNELLQRRDGQHEETKRRIMELEEDIHYVSDHLQRRDSQIRDDEQRIEELEEGVQFLNEHLQRRDGQIGDNEKRIGELEEDIQLLRVQVKRRDCQMVEDGQRVRELEECIQLLREQGPKKDMHFEENEQVIRQRQQDVHFNIV from the coding sequence ATGCTCAATTTCTACCGCACTGCACACAGCCTCCTGGACTCACTGGCTACTTGGACTGGAATGATGGAGCTTCCGTTGCCAGAGTGTTCAACCCTTACAGACCTTCTAAAGGGTCGCTTCTGGGGTCTGAATCAGAGGGATACAAGGTCAGCCCTGCCTGACAGCCCCAAGGTGAAGGCTGTGAAGTACGGCGAACAGGAAACACAGGATGAGATTTCTAAGCTCAAAGAGACTTTGTGTCTCCAAGAAGAAATCTTACAAGGTTTCATTTCTGATCTGGCAGTCTTCAAGGAGCAAGAGTGCCGAAGAGATGCTCAGATCACACAGAATAAGATAAGACTCTGTGAACTGGAATATGCAGTACACTGTACCAGGGAACAGAATCCAGAGAAGGAGGGGACCATCACTAATGGTGAAGTGCGAATCAAGGAGTTGGAGGAGGGCCTTAGCCATCTCAGGGAGAAGAAGGAGAGGATCGATAGTCAGATTGAGGAGAGTCAGTGGAAGATTCAGCAACTCGAAGAGGATGTTCTCTATCTAAGGGAGCTGGAGAAGACAAAAGCTGCCGtgattgaaataaataaagagagaaaTCGAGAGCTGGAAGAAGTCATTAGCTTTATAATGGAGCAAAAGCCAGTGAAAGATGCCTCACTGGCAGATAGTGAACGACGCATTGGAGAGGTGGAGAAGGGCCTGTGCAATCTCAGGGAACACGAACAGAGGAGAGACGATCAGCTACGTGAGAGCAAATGGAAAATTTGCCAGTTGGAGGAGGATATTCGCTAtctgagggaggaagagaagaagaaagtggctCAAATTGAAGAATTTGAAGGGAGGAACAGGGAACTTGAAGATGTCATTCGTTTCCTCAGAGAGCAAAACCATGAGAAAGATGAGAAGATTTCTGATGGAGAATGGCGAATCAGAGAGATAGAAAAGGGTCTTCACACTCTTAAGGAGAAGGAGCAGAGGCGAGATGGTCAGATCCGAGAAAGCAGTTGGAAAATTAGCCAAATAGAGGAGGATATTCATCATCTCCGTGAGCTGGAGAAGACCAAATGGGCACAGattgaggaaaacaaagaaagaaacagatGGCTGGAGAGTATGAATGCTCTCGGAGATCAGGAGCGCAAGATTAATACCTTAGAGCAGAGAATTGGTGAAATAGAAGAGGGTGTTCAGTTTCTCAGTGGTCAAGTCCAAAAGACAGAaggtcaaagcagggaggacaaaGAGCGAATTAGGGAGGTAGAGGAAGGCATTCGACTTCTACGTGAACAGGCTCAGGTGAAGGATGGTGAGatccataaaaacaaacagaGACTCAGTGTATTGGAAGCAAGTTTTCACTTTCTCAGTGAACAGGAGCAGAGCAGAGACAGTCAGATCAGGAACAATGAGCACAGAGTCAATCAGCTGGAGGAGAAAATCTGTCAGGTCCAGGAGACTTGTCTGAAAAATGGCAAAGATGGGTCTGGAGAACTAAAAGAGGCTGAGCACATGCAAACGAAGGATGGTCAGGTCTCAGAGGATGAGCAGAGAATTGAAGAGCTGAAGAAGAGTGTCCAGCTGCTCAGTGAACAGGTGCAGAGTAGGGAAACACAATTCCAAGATGACCAAAGGCGAATCAAAGAGGTAGAGGAGGGCATTCACCAGTTTAACGAGCTGCTGCAGCGCAGAGATGGCCAACACGAAGAAACCAAACGGAGGATCATGGAGTTGGAAGAGGACATTCACTATGTGAGTGACCACCTGCAGAGAAGGGACAGCCAGATAAGAGATGATGAACAGAGAATCGAAGAACTCGAAGAGGGtgttcagtttcttaatgagcactTGCAGAGGAGGGATGGCCAGATTGGTGACAATGAGAAAAGAATTGGGGAACTGGAAGAGGATATTCAGCTACTCAGGGTGCAAGTAAAGAGAAGAGACTGCCAGATGGTTGAGGATGGCCAGAGGGTCAGGGAACTAGAAGAGTGCATCCAACTTCTCAGGGAACAGGGGCCAAAGAAAGACATGCATTTTGAAGAAAATGAGCAGGTGATTAGGCAACGGCAACAAGACGTGCACTTCAACATTGTATGA